The following proteins are co-located in the Lentibacillus sp. JNUCC-1 genome:
- a CDS encoding ArpU family phage packaging/lysis transcriptional regulator has protein sequence MNFAADIEGVFTREEIESFLRDEQQFYIDYAEENWLNRYFKVKAMSQKTHVPSITSVISDMPGGSNLNHSKTEQFALKSIQASEWLDTLFYAMESLTSAEQKLIEMKYMKKRNDGSRYSDEVIYPQLFIGKTRYYELKKEALEMLGRNLYGLFSERGWS, from the coding sequence ATGAATTTTGCTGCTGATATCGAAGGGGTTTTTACGAGAGAAGAAATAGAATCATTTCTAAGGGATGAACAACAATTTTATATTGACTATGCAGAGGAAAACTGGCTGAACCGATATTTCAAGGTAAAGGCGATGTCACAAAAAACACATGTACCAAGCATTACTTCCGTTATATCAGATATGCCAGGTGGTTCAAATCTTAATCATAGTAAAACAGAGCAATTTGCTCTGAAATCTATTCAAGCTAGTGAGTGGTTAGATACATTATTTTATGCAATGGAGTCGCTTACTTCAGCTGAACAGAAATTAATAGAAATGAAGTACATGAAGAAGCGTAATGATGGGTCCAGGTACAGTGATGAAGTCATTTATCCTCAATTGTTTATCGGAAAGACAAGATACTATGAGCTAAAAAAGGAAGCTTTAGAAATGCTGGGCAGAAATTTATATGGTTTATTTAGCGAGAGAGGATGGTCGTAA
- a CDS encoding 2,3-butanediol dehydrogenase — protein sequence MKAAVWYGKKDLRVDEIELKQTKDTDVKVRVAWAGICGSDLHEYEEGPVFVPNEKEDPLTGEIAPLTMGHEFAGVIEEVGPKVTKYKVGDRVAINPTITYGNKPEDLDPYDGFSFIGLHSDGGFTKYANVPEDNVYLLPESLTLQDGALVEPTAVAVQAVKEGKLQFGDTVAVFGAGPIGLMTIIAAKAAGASKIIALDLSETRIEKAKELGATHVVNSSEQDAVTAIKEIVPDGVDVSFEVAGVAPTFKQAIDSTRARGTMVIVSIFAREIEWNPIQLTNTGVKVTSTIAYTPTTFQQTVDLMGTGQLKPQGIITDQIQLDDIVENGFEALTNDKSQAKIVVELSGEK from the coding sequence ATGAAAGCTGCAGTCTGGTATGGAAAAAAAGACTTACGGGTAGACGAAATAGAACTAAAACAAACGAAAGATACCGATGTTAAAGTAAGGGTAGCTTGGGCAGGTATTTGTGGCAGTGATTTACATGAGTATGAAGAGGGACCGGTGTTTGTACCAAATGAAAAAGAGGATCCGTTAACTGGAGAAATCGCTCCGCTAACCATGGGGCATGAATTTGCAGGTGTTATTGAAGAAGTAGGTCCAAAGGTGACAAAATATAAAGTTGGCGATAGAGTAGCAATTAATCCAACAATCACTTATGGAAATAAGCCGGAAGACCTTGATCCTTATGATGGGTTTAGCTTTATTGGTCTTCACAGTGACGGTGGTTTTACTAAATACGCAAATGTACCGGAAGATAACGTTTATCTACTTCCAGAATCTTTAACACTACAGGATGGAGCTTTAGTAGAACCAACTGCGGTTGCCGTACAAGCTGTAAAAGAAGGGAAACTGCAGTTTGGTGATACGGTAGCTGTATTTGGTGCAGGTCCAATTGGTTTAATGACAATTATTGCAGCTAAAGCTGCTGGTGCCAGCAAGATTATTGCTTTAGATTTGTCGGAAACTAGAATTGAGAAAGCAAAAGAATTAGGAGCAACCCATGTCGTTAACTCTAGCGAACAAGATGCTGTTACAGCGATCAAGGAAATTGTTCCAGATGGAGTAGATGTTTCCTTTGAAGTTGCCGGAGTAGCACCAACATTTAAACAAGCAATTGATTCAACAAGAGCACGTGGAACAATGGTTATTGTGTCTATATTTGCTAGGGAGATTGAATGGAATCCAATACAGCTTACAAATACAGGTGTAAAAGTTACATCAACAATCGCATATACACCTACTACATTCCAACAAACTGTAGATTTAATGGGAACAGGACAATTAAAACCACAGGGAATTATTACAGACCAAATTCAATTGGATGATATTGTTGAAAATGGATTCGAAGCATTGACAAACGATAAATCACAAGCAAAAATAGTAGTTGAATTAAGTGGTGAGAAATAA
- a CDS encoding NUDIX hydrolase: MADNKFHRAFGVYGIFVEDEELLVINKNGGPYINRFDLPGGSLEDGETLSEAMKREFLEETGIEIEIVKNIGATDFKLPWMWKEFTDVHHIAVYYLVRKIGGKLQTPEQFEGQDSLGAVWVKEKDISFENASPLVLKAFEWLKTEDLGIDANVYTDWQVLK; the protein is encoded by the coding sequence ATGGCCGATAATAAATTTCACAGGGCTTTTGGAGTTTATGGAATATTTGTGGAAGATGAAGAATTGTTAGTTATAAATAAGAATGGTGGACCATACATAAACCGTTTCGATTTACCTGGTGGAAGTTTGGAAGATGGCGAAACTTTATCGGAGGCTATGAAACGAGAATTCCTTGAAGAAACGGGTATTGAAATTGAAATTGTAAAAAACATTGGGGCTACGGATTTTAAGCTGCCTTGGATGTGGAAAGAGTTTACGGATGTCCATCATATTGCCGTCTATTACCTTGTGAGAAAAATTGGCGGGAAATTACAAACACCTGAACAATTTGAGGGGCAGGACTCATTAGGTGCCGTGTGGGTAAAAGAAAAAGATATTTCTTTTGAGAATGCTTCTCCATTAGTTCTAAAAGCGTTTGAATGGTTAAAGACAGAAGACTTGGGAATAGATGCTAATGTTTATACGGATTGGCAGGTTCTAAAATAA